The region GACGATGGGTGGCGGGGACGAAGCGGGCATGGACCGGGCTACAATGAGCTACACTCTGGGCGAGGCCAGCGATCTGTGGGTCGAGGTGTTCGAGCCGCTCAAGCGCGCCGGTGGTAAAGCTTCTCAATCGCAATGACGAGGTCATTGACGCTGGAGCCGTGGGGGCATTCCTTCCACTGGCCGTTATCGCGGACGCAGTAGATCTCCTCGTTGAGGCGGACGGTGCAGCTCTTGGTCACGCCGGCCGCCGAGGTTCTCCTGACGCTGCTTCTGAGCATACCCATCCCATAGGCGCCATCATCCTTGGTGGCGCACTCGTTGAGCTTGTCAAAGTCGATGGCATGCTCGAGGGCGCAGTCCTCGATCAAACCACGCTGGGGGATGTGGCGGTAGTCCTTGGTTAAGCACATGACGAACCCGAGATAGGTCTTGGGGTCTGGGTAAAGGCTTTGGGCGCAGAGCTCAATGATGTTGCCGAGGCCTGGAGACATTGCCTGTTAGTCTTTGGCGCGCTAGATGTTTAGCACAAGGGTAAACCTACACTCCTCTGCGCCATGCTTGCAAGCCACTCCGTCATCGTGTTCGGTTGGTCTGTGGTACACTGTGTCAGGGTCTGTCCATCAAGGTGCGCATGCCACAAACGGTGAGGCAAatagggagggggggggggtggaggtgtaGCGTACCGGCCGATGAACGAGAGGGTAAAGTTGACCTTGTCGAGAGTCTTTTGCATGACGGGGAGAACGAGGTCGCGGAGGCAGTCCTATACCGGAGACAAGGGGTTAGCCGCTGAGCTGAGTTTCCACGTCGGCATCAAAACAAACAATACCTTCGCATCAGGGCACTTGGACATGATATGCGCCTCAAGAGgaaccaacccccttctgACGCTAGGCTCCACCATCTTGATCACCGTCTCAGGCGCCGAGGGTTGCTGAGCGGCATGGTGATGGGCGGTGTGTGAGTGAAGCGGGTGGTTTGGGTTCTGCTGGAAGAAGCAGTAGATGAATCCGACAACGACAAGGTATGCGACAGCGAGGAGGAAACGTCCTGGGCTGAGGCCGCGACGCGGTGGGATGAGCGGCATTCCGGGGTTGCCAGCGGGGTATTTCTCGTCCATCCCCatctttggtggtgatgttgatgagatgATGTATACAAAAAGATGCAAGATAACGGATATGGTTGCAGGTGATTTGGGTTGCGGCGCAGTGCTGGCTGGTGGTTGTCTTGGCTGAGGATGCgaggggagaagaagaaaactgGACTGGACGCCAAGTGCCAAggttggggtttttggagagCTACTGATGTGGGGTGGTTTAGCTGTTGAGACTTGCAGTTGTCAGTCAGTCAAGACGGGATGTTCTGATTGATGGAAGTGCTTGACATCAAGATACTGGAGAGATGCCATCAACCCGAGTCGCATCACGAAGCTAGGTATCCGGAAGTCTGGAGGCTGACACGGGACAATGGAGCTCAATCATGTGAACCAGCGGACGTGGATCCGGCAAACTCCCCTTTCCCACGGGCGGTATCCCAGCGTTCCACATCTCTCCACTTACCCTGATCGTCCATCAACTCCACAAACGACTGTGGAACATCTATTTGCGAAATATAAGATACCTTCATTCGATCGGTATAATGAAGAATTTCAAAATAACAATTCGTAGAAGCTTCACGCTTTCCCAGCGGCTTGACAGTTCGAAATCCATGTGTGGGGATCACTACTCCATAACTTGGTGAAGCAACTTCACCGGCTGCTTGCGGCTTAAGATCTTCAATTTCCAACATCAGATTGCAGACTATTTAGTCGTGATATCGTTGGGATCATATCCTCGATCCTTTTACATTTAATATCCATTGGAGTTGACAATTTTCATTTTAACTACTTCTGATATATCACTTTTAAGATAACCCCAGAGGTTaaggggtggttgagagTTTGTTCATAATACtacagggttagggtttctAACCCCTAGTCTTCACCCCTTTTCAGTGACAGTGACTCACTTACAACTCCTCATCCAGTCTCCAATAAATAGTCTAATTGCAACTCTCATCGATGAAGATATTTTTAATCTTCAAATAAACATATTTATTATCAAACTTTATGTCACAAGCCAGTTACGATGCCCCCCTCCCGCAAGCTCATCTCCTCCGGCTCCCCGTTCGAGGCTCGGATCGGGTACTCCCGAGCTGTAGTCCAGGGTGACATGGTTTTTGTATCTGGATGCACTGGGTAAAGTAGTTTTGCTTTTTTGTAGTACAGTATCTTTTGTCACATTAACACATTGCCGCATTACCACATTACCACATGACCACATtaccacatcaacacccacATTCTCACATTACCACATCAACACATTACCACTTTTATCATTTCACCTACCTCCCTGTCTAAACTTTCCACCGTTCACATACTAACCACGGCATGTCGTCAGCTACGACTACAAAACAGgcctcatctcccccaacgTCGTCGACCAAGCAGAGCAAACCTTTCAAAACATCGCCGCTGCCTTGGCCGAAGCGGGCGCTGGGATGCAGGATGTTGTGAGAGTGAGATACATCCTGCCAGACAGGAAAGACTTTGAAAGCACCTGGTTGGTCTTGCAATTCCCTTCTTGGAAACTGCAGAGGTTAAGCAACTGACAGAAAAGCAGGCCTGTGCTCCAAAAGTGGCTGGGCAATGTGAGACCTGCCGCTACCATGATCCAGGCtgggttgatggaggaggtgatgaagaTTGAAGTTGAAGTCACCGCCAAAGTGGACAGGTAAAGACGTAGCTAGCAGAGCGCATTAAACCAAAAGAATTACGGAAAAGTCCATGCCCAAGTCCATCCGAAAACTCCAAGCTCTTTCCTACAAATGGGTATCGTCATTACGTTCGTCATTACCATTACTTGGGAACCCCCTTACCCGGCGCGtcaacgaccaccaccagttcCCCGTTACCCCCCTGGCCAGCCACCGTCCCGTCCCCGGCCCTCTCATTCTGcaagacctcctccaccacccgctCTCCACTGACTGCCTCCCCGTccgcctccccttccttcttctccccctccccctcagcctcttctttctccttcttctccctctcctctctgccTCGTTTATGACAATACCACAGCACAAACAGCAACAGGAAAACAGCCACGCTCCACAACGCGCTTGTTCCCGCCAACATGGGAAACTTGGTCTTCAGCGCATTCAAGATGGCCTTGAGCATGGTCTTGATCAACGCTGGGGTGAGTGCCAAATCACTCAGGTTCTTTGGCATAAAGAACTTGGCTGCCCCCTTCAGCCCCTCGTCAGCATTAATCTTGGATTTATCCAGCCCCTGCGCTTCCGCGGCCATGGCTAGAATTTCCGGGGCAAGGCTAGAGGTGAGCTTCTTGGGAAGCTGTGTCACTAGTTTCTGGAGAGACGAAGGCAGCTTCTCAAAGGTCTTGGTGAGGATGTCATTCCGGccgtcgaggagggagacaaGGTCGTCAACTGCTGTGGGGACACCGTTGGCGAGATCCTTGAGAATTTGGACAAACGGCCGAACCAATAGGTCTTTTGCGTCTGAAGAGATGGAGCCCGAAGACGACAGGTTGAGCTTGTCTAACAAGCGAGAGAGGTCGGCCCATTCCTTCTCGGCCGATTCCGGCTTGGTTGTGCCCTCGGTCGCGGGAACGGCGAGGTTGTCCGGGGTTGACGAACCCTGCTTTTTGGAGCGCGTGAACATGCGGGACAGGCGCgatggcttcttctccttcgacTTGGTGTTCTGGTTATCCTTTCCATCAGCCTTTGTATCTGCCGCGTCGATAACAATCTCCTCTGGCCCAGAAGGAGACTCTTGTTCTGGCGCCTTGGGTATCGTTGCCAGCTCGGTATTCTTGTCCTTCAACACCAGAGCCGTAtcgttggggttggaggccGAGCTGGCGCCGAACAGCTGGAACGTCTCGCTCTTGTCATCCCAATCCCACGTCAACTCGGGGGTTTTCGATCGAGGCGGCAGCGCCGGCCGAggtccctcttcctcctccgcgtCAAAGCCAGTGCGCGCAACGAGTCGTTCGAGAAACtgctcatcctcgtcgtcgaggatgggAGCCACTGGGATTCGCTTGCCGTTGTCGTCAGATGAAAGCGACGATACTGAAACCCGGGGAGCGGCCGATGGCGTCAAGACGACTTTCGCGttgccatcaccaccctcctcggccttcttctccttctcctttgaCTTTTGCCTCCATGGAAAATGCGGAGCCATGTGTGCGGTTGCGTGTACGTGGTGAGTTGCACTGGGATGACGTCTTGGCGTCAGTGGTGaggggcggggttggaggggaagctTTGGTGCCCGTGCTGTTGCGTTTGCTCATACTCGGCTTAGGAAAGGCGGGGGGGAAAGATGGTGGATGTACGCGGCTCCGGGTTGAAACGCTTCACATGCAGATTCGAGATCAGATGAACTCGAGCTGCTGCAGTTTACGTCTGGGTTTATTTCCAGGTCTTTCCAAGCTTCCGGTTTCACTATAGGTAGGGGGTTCGTTAGAGTCGGCAGGAGGCCGCTTCGGAACCACACCAGCGGGAGATCTCAATCGAGATGTGCACAGCCACAGGGTGATGTCATGCAATTGGGTATCATCAAGAATTCTATCTAtgtaaataaaaaaaaaaaaaaattagtcttcagcctcttcctcgcctgcaTCTTCGGCGACCTCGCTACGTCTCCCGCGTCTCCCGGCTCTTGATCTTTGGAATGCCGACCTGGATGTGATGGCCCTTTCCCCCACAAACTGAGATCCATCCCACTCCGTCTGGCACTTCGGACACTTCCGGTCCGGCCTGGTCCTCCAAAAATTGCCCTCGCAAACATCGTGCAGGCGAATTGTGCAGTCTACATTGTTACACCGCTGTCCGTGCGTCACGATCTCCTTGCACGCCTCGCAGAACTTGATATGCTGccactcttcttcttcgtcgttGTAGGTGGCAACAAGCCAGGACCACAGCTCAACCAGGGCTCTCGTGCCCAGGCTGTAAAACCCGTCCCTGCTCTtctccaaccacccctcGGCTACCAGGTTCGATAGTAGCGCGAGCACTTCGGAGTGTTTGAGTCCCCGAGTGGCTGACTGACTGCCTTCCGCATCCTCACCATTGGCGCCGTTGACATGTCCATTCCCCATACTTTGCCGAGAGGGGCGTGATACTTTTAGTGCCTGTCCCTCATCCACAGCCATGACCTCCATGCGGGGCGTGTTGTACGTCTCAAACATGGCGTCGAGCAGCCTCTTGATGTATGCTACCTCTTCGGCCGAATGGACAGTGGCCAtctggctggctgggtcGCTCTGGGTGTTGTAAAAAACCCAGACACGCTCGTCTCGGACTTGATCGCGCATATAGCGGATGTCATAGTCCAATGGCTCCACGGCCTCTCTCGCAGTTCGGATGGCATCTGTAAACTGGTCCAGAGTGATGGTGTCCGGGTCAACGGGCTCAAAGGTGGTCTTTGACTTGAGGTCGGCCAGCAGTTTCTTGCCTTGTTTCAGCGTGAGGGTGCCTTGTGCCATGAAGTTTTGAAGAAAAGAACGGTGGAGGTCATTGTACCCGGCTGGAAGAGGTGGCTCCCAGTCGATCTCCATTGATGAAGCACTGTAAGTAGAGTGGGCGTGGATTCGGTTGGTGGAAAGACGAGGTTGTCGTCTGTCGGCTTGTgtgagaaagagagagagagactgcagtgctgatgctgtggcGAGCTGCAGGTTTCCAAACGACTGTAACCAGAGCGCGTTCTTCCCCGCGATTTTTGGCGTTGCGGGATGTCAGCCACGCCCTGCAAAAGTGGTTGCAGCGGACCGAATTGATGGCCTTGCGAGGAAGGTGCACGGTCCATTTTGTCGGGCACGGGTCATATGCCTTTTCCATCAGCGCCACCAGCGCAATATTTCGAACCGAGCTcacctcaccaacaaccaacccccattTTCACCCACGCCCACCACGGGCACAAGGGTCGGCTCTTCTCACTATCTCCCACTATCACAATCTAGACCTCCCTCTTTTGGAAAATCACAGGCTTCCAATATTTCTCTAATCTTCTAATCCCGAAGCTTGAAGTTCTTGGTATCTCTTGTTCGACAGCTGTTTCGGCACCCGCCTGTACCCGAGGTGCTGCCCCCGTTTCCACGTGGGTTCAAATCTCCGATACGCTGCTTTTTCTCCTCCCGTCCCTTCTACGATGGATCGTCTAGTCTAGGCTCGACGGGATTACGGCACGCATGGCAAAGAGACTGATATTCTCCTATTGTTCTCTCATCACACTCGTCACCTGCACTAGTAGACTGTCGTGCCTGTGTGGCTCAACTGCCGCGGCCACAGTCGTCCGATGTGTGCTCCTCAGATTGGGAACGGCTTCACCTCTAGCGTTTCGGAGAACACCCCTCTTTTCGGAAACCGGTTAAGCGGCAGGGGGTTCGTGACATCGTCTCACGTTGGCAGGGGCGGCATCTCTCTTTTCCAGAGCTTGGCTCACCAGATCCCCTCACCCACAGCCTGTTTGCATCTCGGGCCATGGAGCTGTTCTGGAGACAGGGTCTGGATTCACTTGACGTTCTGTTTCCACCTCTTTATCACGGTATCAACTGACACTTGCCTCAAGAGTTATCATATCTCCACTACCGTCGTTCTCGAGTCTGGACTTTCGGGCTCGGCTCCAACTCCGTCGAAATCCACTCAAACCTCACATGCCAACCACCCCATTGAAGAACAGAGTCACAACGACAAGACAGATCTGCAGACTGCAGCCGACCCTCCTTCCCATATGCGTCTTCTTCACCCTTATGTCCTTCCTGCAAGGCCGGGGTTGCTTGCTGCTTCTGATCTCCGAACTTGAACAGGGTCGCACCGGAGCAGACCAAATGCTTGTGATAAAGCTGCGGAGGAGCTACAATAAACGATCAAAGCGCTACTCTCCACATCAAGCCACTAGTCCTCTTTCGCCATTCAGTTCGTGAAGGGCTTGCTTCTCGATAGCGTCTTTTGCAAATCACGAAGGCCCTGTTGGATTGCGCTCGGACGCTCGGATCTTGGTAGCGATACATCGCCCATCTCGTTCTCTCACAAAGCGCACCTGTAAGGGCACAACATCGCAATCGGTACGCAGCTTCCTGTAACCATATTCAGCTGCTCGCTTCTggaccctcctctcccccctcaaccacccccgtTTCCACAGCTCCGTCTTTGGGCATGATGGGCAGGGCGAGAAGCTGGGTGTTTGGGCCTCTCCACGTTTTCCAGGGGTTACTGTGTCACGCTCACTGTCACCCAAGCTAGCCCGAGGCCATGGCTTTCTCAATTTATCCATAAGATCCCCCTCCTTGGCGTCGCCCTGTCTGCATGATAACGCGTCTTGATCCCCAGTCTCAACCTTGGTCCTGGtgtttgtttcttctttttctccattCCTGtgcaacctccaaccccttgaCATACCCGGCGCTGCCGACAACACCCTCAAGATGGCTCAACTGCCCTCCGAGGTCATGGGCCAGTGTGTTGCTATTCTTCTCTACAGCTGGTTTTGCCTGGCCGTCGGCTTGTTCTTGCTGTGGATCGTGTGGGTTCATGATGAGCGCACGAGCTGTGAGTGCTTCACTGTCATGGAGATATCAGCCAACGAGAGAGACTAACCAAGCTCAGATGTCATCATGCTGGGGTCTTTCATGGTCTTGCACACATTTACCTCAATCATCCAGCAAATACACACCATCACCTGGTGGAACGATATCAAGATAGCACAATGGCAGAATGTCGTTGCCAATGTGGGGAATCCTGAGCTCAACATCACGGGTGCATCAACCGGTCTGGATTTAGTGCTGTTTTACATTCGTAGGTTGCTTTGTGGTCGACTACCGGGAGCGCATACTGATAGTTGCACAGAGTACTATTGCTACAATGTAGAATCACTACTCGTTGTCTTTTGGGCTGTAGAGCTGGCCAACAGTATCTTCCAGCTACGCATCACCAAAATGTACCGGTTCCACGCCTCTCTGATTGCCAAGGGTACTGCGGCCGTGATTCCGGCCGTGTTTATGGTTTTGCTTCGGTTCAGCAAGATTCAGGCCAGTACCGTCGGGTTCCTAATCTTGTCCAGCGGAATCAGTACGTTTATAAGCTTTCGTTGTCTTCTGAAGAGCACTTGCTAACAAGCCCCCAGTGATCGCTTGCTTCCTGGCCGGCAGCTTGATCTTGTTGTCGATTCTTGGCAAATACATTCACTCGCGGGTAATGGTGTTGTCATGGGACGTTCGGTATGGGCGCTCAACGAACACTGGTGGAGGCACCTCGGATGGAACGAATCCAACCAGTAGCTCGCAGCCGAAGCCTCCGTtgccgaagaggaagaatATCTACGAcaggtggttggtgttgcgGTTCACCGTTGCTTTCATCGCCTTGAGGTATGTATACCATCACATCATGGACTGCGAGCACAGAGAACTGACAGACAACGCAGCCTTTTTCAACTCGTCGTTGTCATGTTCCAGCTCCGAGCTTCACAGACCAACTCGGTCGAAAATGTCCCGGCAGAGCCGGACCTGAGTGCCGGGAGAGCCGTTACCGACTTTATTCTTTACATCCCTGGAGTTACGGCGCCGGTACTGGCTTATTTGGTGTTTGGAACAACGAGGACCTTTCGAGATTATGCCTGGTCCGTACTTGCGCCGCGGTGGTTGCTGGCGAAGCGAGAGGCACGCAAGCAGGCCAGGAAGAAGCCCAGCGTCGTGATCGGTGCGAGGGACTTGGCCATCATCAGCCAGGAGCAGGCAAACAAAGCGGGCCGTGATTTGGAATCAGGACTTTGTCATTACGAGGTCAGCGTCACTGCCGGGAGGGATAGGGCGAACAGCAACGCTGGGAGGGATAGGGCGTATAGCAATgctgggaggatgagggggaacAGCATAAGGCTGCAGAACCTCAATTCTTCCCACAACCACATTGTGGGTGCGATGAAGGATAAGGACTCGGATGAGGATGAATGGCCGATTATGAAGCATGAGTCCATTCAGGTCACGACCGAAATCGACCGAAGCTCTGGCCACTCTAGTCAGTGGAAGGATATGATGGACAAGGATCGGAGGATATGATGGAGAAGGATCGGAGGATTATGAGGAACCAGGAGCAAAGGGGAATGGCGTTTTGGTTTCGTTTGTTTTCTATGATACCCTCGTTGCGCCTGACAATGATACGATTGACTGGATGACATTTCGTTGGATGTCGGATAATTTCTTCCGAGCTGCCCCATTTTATCTACGATAACCACGTcttttggtgttgtttttACTTCTTGCTCCCCAATCTTCCCAGTCTGACTGGTGCAACTAAACACAGGTTCGCAACGGCCAGAGCGAAGCAACATAGAAAAGTTAGACGCAGGGCGGCAGCGTAGCTCTGTACGACTTGATCCTGGTATGTCCCCTCCAAGTCCCTGATAGCCTCGACCGACTTTCTGACTTTGCTGATCACAGCCTCCTTTTCCGGTCCGCTGACGAATTCCTGGAGGTGATACCCTAGCGAGTTTTGCACGACAAGCGATGAGCAGGCGACTCCGAGAATGTTGCCTGTGCTTCTCCACAGCATCAGGGTGCTGGTCACGACAGCTTGCTCGTGCTGCTCTGACGCGGCGAGCAC is a window of Podospora pseudopauciseta strain CBS 411.78 chromosome 1, whole genome shotgun sequence DNA encoding:
- a CDS encoding hypothetical protein (EggNog:ENOG503P24I; COG:S) codes for the protein MGMDEKYPAGNPGMPLIPPRRGLSPGRFLLAVAYLVVVGFIYCFFQQNPNHPLHSHTAHHHAAQQPSAPETVIKMVEPSVRRGLVPLEAHIMSKCPDAKDCLRDLVLPVMQKTLDKVNFTLSFIGRPTEHDDGVACKHGAEECLGNIIELCAQSLYPDPKTYLGFVMCLTKDYRHIPQRGLIEDCALEHAIDFDKLNECATKDDGAYGMGMLRSSVRRTSAAGVTKSCTVRLNEEIYCVRDNGQWKECPHGSSVNDLVIAIEKLYHRRA
- a CDS encoding hypothetical protein (EggNog:ENOG503P4XE; COG:J), with the translated sequence MPPSRKLISSGSPFEARIGYSRAVVQGDMVFVSGCTGYDYKTGLISPNVVDQAEQTFQNIAAALAEAGAGMQDVVRVRYILPDRKDFESTWPVLQKWLGNVRPAATMIQAGLMEEVMKIEVEVTAKVDR
- a CDS encoding hypothetical protein (EggNog:ENOG503NXVQ); its protein translation is MAPHFPWRQKSKEKEKKAEEGGDGNAKVVLTPSAAPRVSVSSLSSDDNGKRIPVAPILDDEDEQFLERLVARTGFDAEEEEGPRPALPPRSKTPELTWDWDDKSETFQLFGASSASNPNDTALVLKDKNTELATIPKAPEQESPSGPEEIVIDAADTKADGKDNQNTKSKEKKPSRLSRMFTRSKKQGSSTPDNLAVPATEGTTKPESAEKEWADLSRLLDKLNLSSSGSISSDAKDLLVRPFVQILKDLANGVPTAVDDLVSLLDGRNDILTKTFEKLPSSLQKLVTQLPKKLTSSLAPEILAMAAEAQGLDKSKINADEGLKGAAKFFMPKNLSDLALTPALIKTMLKAILNALKTKFPMLAGTSALWSVAVFLLLFVLWYCHKRGREEREKKEKEEAEGEGEKKEGEADGEAVSGERVVEEVLQNERAGDGTVAGQGGNGELVVVVDAPGKGVPK
- a CDS encoding hypothetical protein (EggNog:ENOG503NVMP; COG:B; BUSCO:EOG092645L9); translation: MEIDWEPPLPAGYNDLHRSFLQNFMAQGTLTLKQGKKLLADLKSKTTFEPVDPDTITLDQFTDAIRTAREAVEPLDYDIRYMRDQVRDERVWVFYNTQSDPASQMATVHSAEEVAYIKRLLDAMFETYNTPRMEVMAVDEGQALKVSRPSRQSMGNGHVNGANGEDAEGSQSATRGLKHSEVLALLSNLVAEGWLEKSRDGFYSLGTRALVELWSWLVATYNDEEEEWQHIKFCEACKEIVTHGQRCNNVDCTIRLHDVCEGNFWRTRPDRKCPKCQTEWDGSQFVGERAITSRSAFQRSRAGRRGRRSEVAEDAGEEEAED
- a CDS encoding hypothetical protein (EggNog:ENOG503P5A4) — its product is MAQLPSEVMGQCVAILLYSWFCLAVGLFLLWIVWVHDERTSYVIMLGSFMVLHTFTSIIQQIHTITWWNDIKIAQWQNVVANVGNPELNITGASTGLDLVLFYIQYYCYNVESLLVVFWAVELANSIFQLRITKMYRFHASLIAKGTAAVIPAVFMVLLRFSKIQASTVGFLILSSGIMIACFLAGSLILLSILGKYIHSRVMVLSWDVRYGRSTNTGGGTSDGTNPTSSSQPKPPLPKRKNIYDRWLVLRFTVAFIALSLFQLVVVMFQLRASQTNSVENVPAEPDLSAGRAVTDFILYIPGVTAPVLAYLVFGTTRTFRDYAWSVLAPRWLLAKREARKQARKKPSVVIGARDLAIISQEQANKAGRDLESGLCHYEVSVTAGRDRANSNAGRDRAYSNAGRMRGNSIRLQNLNSSHNHIVGAMKDKDSDEDEWPIMKHESIQVTTEIDRSSGHSSQWKDMMDKDRRI